The sequence below is a genomic window from Nitrosomonas sp..
TTAATAATTATTAATCACGATCATGTCGTGAAAATACTAAACGGTCAGAGGGTGTTCAAAATTCTGTGTCAGTTTGCCAATCACCTAACGCGCTTCGCTTGTTGACCACTGAAACCGGTGACCGATCGACACAATTCGTGTCGATACGCTAACCAGTTTCAGCGGTGACATAAAAATCTGTATTAAATTCATAAATCCAACGCCGCATCCAAACGACCCTCAAAATATATCGCTAACTGGGATAATGTCAAATTCCAGTTCTGTATCGGCATCGTCCATTTCTTGCTGGCATTTTTAATTCCGACATACAGTAGCTTTAGTAGACTGTTTTCATTCGGAAATCCACCTTTGGTTTTTGTCAGTTTGCGAAATTGGCGATGTACGGCCTCAATGGTGTTGGTTGTATAAATCACACGGCGTATCGGTTCAGGATATTTGAAGTATACCGATAAATTTTCCCATTTGTTGCGCCAGGATTGAATCACGATGGGATACTGTTTTCCCCATTTGGCTTCCAATGCATCAAGCGCATCTTCAGCTGCATCAATGGTCGGCGCTTTGTATACCGGTTTCAGGTCAGCCATGAATGCTTTTTGATTTTTTGACGCCACATATTTCATCGAATTGCGGATTTGATGAATAATGCATAACTGAACCTCGGTTTCTGGAAAAATACTGTTGATTGCCTCAGGAAAACCCACGAGTCCATCAACGGCGGCAATAAGGATATCCTGTACGCCACGGTTATTTAAATCTGTCAGTACGGAAAGCCAAAACCGGGCGCCTTCGCTTTCCGATACATACAACCCTAGTACTTCCTTCTTTCCTTCAATGTTTAAGCCAAGTACGGTATAAACTGCCTTGCTGACATACCGGCCATCGTCTTTCACTTTGTGATGTATGGCATCCAGCCACACGAACGGATAGTGACTATCCAATGGCCGTTGCTGCCATTCCCTAAGCTCCGGAATAAGCTTGTCAGTGACTGCACTGATCGTCGCCGATGAAACGTCAATGCCGTATATCTCGGCAATATGCCCAGAGATATCCTGATAGCTGGAGCCCAACGCAAATAACGATAGAATTTTGCGTTCGATTTCATCGGTAAGATGAGTCTGATGCTTTTTAACCAACTGAGGTTC
It includes:
- a CDS encoding IS256 family transposase, which gives rise to MNKTTVQFDFEEALESLKAGRNLNGKDGILTPLIKQLTEAALAAELEQHIKSGDEQNRKNGTTPKTVKSASGSFQLETPRDRNGTFEPQLVKKHQTHLTDEIERKILSLFALGSSYQDISGHIAEIYGIDVSSATISAVTDKLIPELREWQQRPLDSHYPFVWLDAIHHKVKDDGRYVSKAVYTVLGLNIEGKKEVLGLYVSESEGARFWLSVLTDLNNRGVQDILIAAVDGLVGFPEAINSIFPETEVQLCIIHQIRNSMKYVASKNQKAFMADLKPVYKAPTIDAAEDALDALEAKWGKQYPIVIQSWRNKWENLSVYFKYPEPIRRVIYTTNTIEAVHRQFRKLTKTKGGFPNENSLLKLLYVGIKNASKKWTMPIQNWNLTLSQLAIYFEGRLDAALDL